A window from Vidua macroura isolate BioBank_ID:100142 chromosome 20, ASM2450914v1, whole genome shotgun sequence encodes these proteins:
- the TMIGD1 gene encoding transmembrane and immunoglobulin domain-containing protein 1 isoform X2 yields the protein MAQRRSLAVPYRAPVLAVSFLACVATALELSVNNHAADFTLSTGLSPAISLSCLVHNSSQAEELLWYRGDGQVDLKDGNKVNISNICISPVNESDNGVTFTCRLARDKSVQVSVILDVQFPPQLSGEETLHVEEEKDVTLTCNSKSNPQAQSTWLKDNQSLTLQQSHHELYQTSEVCQLSIRKVQKSDNGTYTCMVESRLGNGTRDFHLIVEDKKPVFPKEAVIAAVVVVTITVLFGIVARKDKFFKCFKKPRETAL from the exons ATGGCGCAGAGACGCAGCCTCGCCGTCCCCTACAGAGCGCCCGTCCTTGCTGTTTCCTTCTTGGCATGTGTGGCCACAG CTTTGGAACTGTCTGTAAATAACCACGCTGCTGACTTCACCCTGTCTacagggctcagccctgccatCTCCCTCTCGTGCCTCGTACACAACAGCAGCCAGGCCGAGGAGCTGCTCTGGTACCGCGGAGATGGGCAAGTGGATCTGAAAGACGGGAATAAAGTGAACATCAGCAACATCTGCATATCCCCAGTCAACGAGTCTGACAACGGAGTCACCTTCACGTGCAGGCTGGCACGGGACAAGTCTGTGCAGGTGTCTGTGATCCTGGATGTGCAGT tccctccccagctgaGTGGAGAGGAGACCCTCCACgtggaagaagagaaagatgTTACTCTGACCTGCAACTCCAAATCCAACCCTCAAGCCCAAAGCACCTGGTTAAAGGACAACCAGAGCTTGACCCTGCAGCAAAGTCACCACGAGCTGTACCAGACCAGTGAGGTCTGTCAGCTCTCCATCAGAAAAGTGCAGAAGTCTGACAACGGGACCTACACCTGCATGGTGGAATCACGCCTGGGAAATGGGACAAGGGATTTCCACCTCATAGTTGAAG ATAAAAAACCTGTTTTTCCCAAGGAGGCTGTTATTGCTGCTGTTGTGGTGGTTACAATCACAGTACTTTTTGGAATTGTGGCTCGAAAAGATAAATTTTTTAAG tgctTCAAGAAACCAAGAGAAACAGCTCT GTAA
- the TMIGD1 gene encoding transmembrane and immunoglobulin domain-containing protein 1 isoform X1: protein MAQRRSLAVPYRAPVLAVSFLACVATALELSVNNHAADFTLSTGLSPAISLSCLVHNSSQAEELLWYRGDGQVDLKDGNKVNISNICISPVNESDNGVTFTCRLARDKSVQVSVILDVQFPPQLSGEETLHVEEEKDVTLTCNSKSNPQAQSTWLKDNQSLTLQQSHHELYQTSEVCQLSIRKVQKSDNGTYTCMVESRLGNGTRDFHLIVEDKKPVFPKEAVIAAVVVVTITVLFGIVARKDKFFKCFKKPRETALR, encoded by the exons ATGGCGCAGAGACGCAGCCTCGCCGTCCCCTACAGAGCGCCCGTCCTTGCTGTTTCCTTCTTGGCATGTGTGGCCACAG CTTTGGAACTGTCTGTAAATAACCACGCTGCTGACTTCACCCTGTCTacagggctcagccctgccatCTCCCTCTCGTGCCTCGTACACAACAGCAGCCAGGCCGAGGAGCTGCTCTGGTACCGCGGAGATGGGCAAGTGGATCTGAAAGACGGGAATAAAGTGAACATCAGCAACATCTGCATATCCCCAGTCAACGAGTCTGACAACGGAGTCACCTTCACGTGCAGGCTGGCACGGGACAAGTCTGTGCAGGTGTCTGTGATCCTGGATGTGCAGT tccctccccagctgaGTGGAGAGGAGACCCTCCACgtggaagaagagaaagatgTTACTCTGACCTGCAACTCCAAATCCAACCCTCAAGCCCAAAGCACCTGGTTAAAGGACAACCAGAGCTTGACCCTGCAGCAAAGTCACCACGAGCTGTACCAGACCAGTGAGGTCTGTCAGCTCTCCATCAGAAAAGTGCAGAAGTCTGACAACGGGACCTACACCTGCATGGTGGAATCACGCCTGGGAAATGGGACAAGGGATTTCCACCTCATAGTTGAAG ATAAAAAACCTGTTTTTCCCAAGGAGGCTGTTATTGCTGCTGTTGTGGTGGTTACAATCACAGTACTTTTTGGAATTGTGGCTCGAAAAGATAAATTTTTTAAG tgctTCAAGAAACCAAGAGAAACAGCTCT gagGTGA